One Natrinema marinum genomic window carries:
- a CDS encoding CaiB/BaiF CoA transferase family protein: protein MKPLDDLTVVDLTQSIAGPVCTQLLAEMGATVLKIEPPDGDAFRRLMDGNMFTPFNHGKQSLCVDLKTDEGREVVTDMVREADVVVESFRPGVLETFDLDYESVTERNEDVIYCSLSGFGRTGPYQSYPGYDPCIQAVSGLMAITGYRDRPPIRIRASLIDCGTGANAAVAILAAVRQRDRGGDGTHIDISLFDVAVSWMSYWITNYDQTGDLPERAGGNGIGSAPNGVFPTGDGHIYVAAISEAMYERLCTVLERPDLLEDDRFRTIDDRLEHREALREELISVFEAYRSADLEEELLEAGIPAGAVQTVADLVEDDDHVAARSSLVDSYNPEADEAVVTAALPFRFSSAIHDGEFSSPPPTKGEHTDDVLAALSYSQREIEALHEAGAVFSSP, encoded by the coding sequence ATGAAGCCGCTTGACGACCTCACCGTCGTCGATCTGACACAGTCGATCGCCGGCCCTGTCTGTACCCAGCTACTCGCCGAGATGGGCGCGACCGTCCTGAAGATCGAACCACCCGACGGCGACGCCTTCCGTCGTCTCATGGATGGCAACATGTTCACGCCGTTCAACCACGGCAAGCAGAGCCTCTGCGTCGATCTCAAGACCGACGAGGGCCGCGAGGTTGTCACTGATATGGTGAGAGAAGCTGACGTGGTCGTCGAGAGCTTCCGCCCCGGCGTCCTCGAGACGTTCGATCTCGACTACGAGTCGGTGACTGAGCGCAACGAGGACGTGATCTACTGCTCGCTGTCGGGATTCGGCCGGACCGGACCGTACCAGTCGTACCCCGGCTACGATCCCTGCATCCAGGCGGTGTCGGGCCTGATGGCGATTACGGGGTATCGCGACCGGCCGCCGATCCGCATCCGCGCCAGCCTCATCGACTGTGGAACGGGCGCCAACGCCGCCGTTGCGATCCTGGCCGCCGTCCGCCAGCGCGACCGGGGCGGCGACGGCACGCACATCGACATCTCGCTGTTCGACGTGGCGGTCTCGTGGATGTCCTACTGGATCACGAACTACGATCAGACGGGCGACCTCCCCGAGCGGGCCGGCGGCAACGGGATCGGCAGCGCGCCCAACGGCGTCTTCCCGACAGGCGACGGCCACATCTACGTCGCGGCGATCTCGGAAGCGATGTACGAGCGCCTCTGTACCGTCCTCGAGCGCCCCGATCTGCTCGAGGACGACCGGTTTCGGACGATCGACGACCGCCTCGAGCACCGCGAGGCGCTCCGCGAGGAACTGATCTCGGTGTTCGAGGCGTATAGGTCGGCCGACCTCGAAGAGGAACTGCTCGAGGCGGGGATTCCCGCGGGCGCGGTCCAGACCGTCGCCGACCTCGTCGAAGACGACGACCACGTCGCGGCGCGGTCGTCGCTGGTCGACTCCTACAATCCGGAGGCCGACGAAGCGGTCGTGACGGCGGCGCTCCCGTTTCGCTTCAGTTCGGCCATCCACGACGGGGAGTTCTCTTCGCCGCCGCCGACGAAAGGCGAACACACCGACGACGTGCTGGCAGCGCTGTCGTACTCCCAACGAGAGATCGAGGCGCTCCACGAGGCCGGCGCGGTCTTCTCGAGTCCGTAG
- a CDS encoding LUD domain-containing protein, translated as MTADTVGRFERALEGLEVGLERVSAADARERIETIAQEPAVGAPLPFEGVSLPESVTTEPTSAELEAARTGVTPVGFAIAEYGTVAVESTATGAEPISLYPERHVAVVAESDVVPNISAGFDRLAEGFADGRDSVVFATGRSATADMGDLVHGVHGPGDVHVIVLEDR; from the coding sequence ATGACAGCCGACACTGTCGGGCGGTTCGAACGCGCGCTCGAGGGGCTCGAGGTGGGGCTCGAGCGCGTGTCGGCCGCCGACGCACGCGAGCGGATCGAGACGATCGCACAGGAGCCCGCCGTCGGCGCGCCGCTACCGTTCGAGGGCGTCTCGCTGCCCGAATCGGTGACGACCGAGCCGACGAGCGCCGAACTCGAGGCGGCCCGAACGGGAGTCACGCCGGTCGGCTTCGCCATCGCGGAGTACGGCACGGTCGCCGTCGAGTCGACGGCCACCGGCGCGGAGCCGATTAGCCTCTATCCCGAGCGCCACGTCGCCGTCGTCGCCGAGAGCGACGTGGTCCCGAACATCAGCGCCGGTTTCGACCGCCTCGCGGAGGGCTTCGCCGACGGGCGAGACAGCGTCGTCTTCGCGACCGGCCGGAGCGCCACCGCCGACATGGGCGATCTCGTCCATGGCGTCCACGGTCCCGGTGACGTTCACGTAATCGTTCTGGAGGACCGATAA
- a CDS encoding MMPL family transporter codes for MRTTELAAGITENRQVVFAVVLVLTAGFVVGATAIDEETTMSEFQTESVERDKLEYIDANFAAHGDDTTTAQVVVETEGEDGTVLDRESLLSVLEFQRALHEDDHVAATLVDEDPVVSVPSAIATAAIRDERTAALESRATALNATEADLERALQRLENDPDASVEEALEAVRANSSVELTEDHAATFETAAQRLRQAETEAERTEAVRLGTRGVLVAEYDALAADRAALTDGLEPSLAAQIEQVKSMDDDELEATIERVLDDETGRDELFALMPTAYEPGAQTASGTIVVVIQDTEGEYVAADSAPDSIIEGQRAIGQVAESELADSSSVFGYGITADEISSAAPDSLGLLGPLAFAFVLAVLSIAYRDPVDVALGVAGVGLVLVWTFGAMGWLGFDFSLVFVAVPVLLIALSIDYSIHLLMRYREERADRSRDTETGMSAALAGVGVALVTVTLTTAIGFLSNLVSPIGPIRRFGLICAVGIVAALAIFGLFVPVAKVWIDDVLEARGIDRRRAALGTGGRLEPVLAVGERIARRAPLALLAVALVVSAGGAYGATQVETTFETAAFLPEEPDWADELPNSIAPSEYTAAGTVDTLEESFVRQDTRAQILVEGEITDPDTLRRVDEAQRAAVDDGIVAELPNGAAAVRSPITAMESVAVTNDSFNATFHGADTDGDGVPDSDLEAVYDGFYATDPATAETVVHRTDDGEYEALRVVLTAAPDASNEEITGEMRDAATRADGDGLTATATGQSTILSHQTEAAIVDTIVTSLLVTLVVVGLLLVLVYRRTAGSATLGIVTVVPVVLTLWWVLGTMWLLEIPFNYITGMIASLTIGLGIDYSVHVSERYHHELERLGADGNALRRTVTGTGGALLGSAATTAGGFGILAVAFLPSLQYFGIIAAISIVYAFIASMVVLPSLLVYWNRFAGPTGSDSATGHPSRPVRSARKED; via the coding sequence ATGCGAACGACTGAACTCGCCGCTGGAATCACCGAGAATCGGCAAGTCGTTTTCGCGGTCGTGCTGGTTCTCACGGCCGGGTTCGTGGTCGGTGCGACCGCGATCGACGAAGAAACTACCATGAGCGAGTTTCAGACTGAGTCCGTCGAACGCGACAAACTCGAGTACATCGACGCGAACTTCGCCGCTCACGGCGACGACACGACGACTGCACAGGTCGTCGTCGAAACAGAGGGAGAAGACGGGACTGTCCTCGACCGCGAGTCCCTGCTCTCCGTCCTCGAGTTCCAGCGAGCGCTCCACGAGGACGACCACGTCGCGGCCACGCTGGTCGACGAGGACCCGGTCGTCAGCGTCCCGAGCGCGATCGCGACCGCGGCGATCCGGGACGAGCGCACCGCAGCCCTCGAGTCACGGGCGACCGCGTTGAACGCGACCGAAGCCGACCTCGAACGCGCCCTCCAGCGCCTCGAGAACGATCCCGACGCATCCGTCGAGGAAGCGCTCGAGGCCGTCCGTGCGAACTCGTCAGTCGAACTGACAGAGGACCACGCCGCCACGTTCGAGACGGCGGCCCAACGACTGCGGCAGGCCGAGACGGAGGCCGAACGAACGGAGGCCGTTCGACTGGGTACTCGTGGCGTGCTCGTCGCCGAGTACGACGCGCTCGCGGCCGACCGAGCCGCGTTGACCGACGGTCTCGAGCCGTCGCTTGCCGCCCAGATCGAGCAGGTGAAATCGATGGACGACGACGAACTCGAGGCGACGATCGAGCGAGTGCTCGACGACGAAACGGGTCGCGACGAACTGTTCGCGCTCATGCCGACGGCGTACGAGCCCGGGGCACAGACGGCATCGGGAACCATCGTCGTCGTGATCCAAGACACCGAGGGCGAATACGTCGCCGCGGACAGCGCTCCCGACTCGATCATCGAGGGACAGCGAGCGATCGGTCAGGTGGCCGAGTCGGAACTCGCGGATTCCTCGTCGGTCTTCGGTTACGGAATCACGGCCGACGAGATCAGTTCGGCCGCTCCCGACAGTCTCGGTCTCCTCGGCCCCTTAGCGTTCGCGTTCGTGCTCGCCGTCCTCTCGATCGCATACCGCGATCCAGTCGATGTCGCGCTGGGAGTCGCCGGCGTCGGCCTCGTGCTCGTGTGGACGTTCGGTGCGATGGGGTGGCTCGGCTTCGATTTCAGCCTCGTGTTCGTCGCTGTCCCCGTACTCCTGATCGCGCTGTCGATCGATTACTCGATCCACCTCCTCATGCGGTACCGCGAGGAACGGGCCGACCGGAGTCGTGACACCGAGACCGGAATGAGCGCCGCACTCGCGGGCGTCGGCGTCGCGCTCGTCACCGTGACGCTGACGACGGCGATCGGCTTCCTCTCGAACCTCGTGAGCCCGATCGGACCGATCCGGCGGTTCGGCCTCATCTGTGCCGTGGGGATCGTCGCCGCACTGGCGATCTTCGGACTGTTCGTCCCGGTCGCCAAAGTCTGGATCGACGACGTTCTCGAGGCCCGCGGAATCGACAGACGTCGCGCCGCCCTCGGGACCGGCGGTCGACTCGAGCCAGTCCTCGCTGTCGGGGAGCGGATCGCCCGCCGGGCACCGCTGGCGCTCCTCGCCGTCGCCCTCGTCGTCAGCGCGGGCGGAGCCTACGGCGCGACACAGGTCGAGACGACGTTCGAAACCGCCGCGTTCCTTCCGGAGGAACCCGACTGGGCCGACGAACTCCCCAACTCGATTGCCCCTAGCGAGTACACCGCGGCCGGGACGGTCGACACGCTCGAGGAGTCGTTCGTCCGGCAGGATACGCGCGCACAGATACTCGTTGAAGGCGAGATAACCGACCCGGACACGTTACGACGTGTCGACGAGGCACAGCGAGCGGCGGTCGACGACGGCATCGTCGCCGAGTTGCCAAACGGGGCCGCCGCCGTTCGGAGCCCAATCACCGCCATGGAGTCGGTCGCGGTGACGAACGACTCGTTCAATGCGACGTTCCACGGAGCGGATACCGACGGAGACGGCGTCCCCGACTCGGATCTCGAAGCCGTCTACGACGGGTTCTACGCCACAGATCCCGCGACCGCCGAGACGGTCGTCCACCGGACGGACGACGGCGAGTACGAGGCCCTTCGAGTGGTCCTCACGGCCGCTCCTGATGCCTCCAACGAGGAAATCACGGGAGAGATGCGAGACGCCGCGACCCGTGCCGACGGCGACGGCCTCACTGCCACGGCGACGGGACAGTCGACGATCCTGAGTCACCAGACGGAAGCGGCAATCGTAGACACGATCGTCACGAGTCTGCTCGTCACACTGGTCGTCGTTGGCTTGCTCTTGGTGCTCGTCTACCGCCGGACGGCGGGGTCGGCGACGCTCGGGATCGTGACGGTGGTTCCGGTTGTCCTGACGCTGTGGTGGGTGCTCGGAACCATGTGGCTGCTCGAGATCCCGTTCAACTATATCACAGGCATGATCGCCAGCCTCACGATCGGGCTCGGAATCGACTACAGCGTCCACGTCAGCGAGCGATACCACCACGAACTCGAGCGGCTTGGAGCCGACGGGAACGCGCTACGACGGACGGTTACCGGGACCGGCGGCGCGTTGCTCGGAAGCGCGGCGACAACGGCCGGCGGGTTCGGAATCCTCGCCGTCGCTTTCCTCCCGTCGCTACAGTATTTCGGTATCATCGCGGCGATTTCGATCGTCTACGCGTTCATCGCGAGCATGGTTGTCTTGCCGAGCCTCCTCGTCTACTGGAATCGGTTCGCTGGACCAACAGGGAGTGATTCCGCAACCGGCCATCCTTCACGGCCCGTCCGGTCAGCCCGCAAGGAGGACTGA
- a CDS encoding metal-dependent hydrolase: MPDLLTHVLIGYSIGTVLSFRYGRLGPEQVSLVMAGALSPDLVKVRLLFPARFVEAIVGLPFSWAPLHTLGGTVLVVSLGALLVAPEYRRQAVALIAVGAASHHALDIALLTAAGESYAVFYPISSYRLPSLDLYLSTDRWPAIVSGALAAALWAARRYGATAKQ; encoded by the coding sequence ATGCCCGATCTCCTCACGCACGTCCTGATCGGCTACAGCATCGGGACCGTGCTTTCGTTTCGCTACGGGCGGCTCGGACCGGAACAGGTCTCCCTCGTGATGGCTGGAGCGCTCTCGCCGGACCTCGTCAAGGTCCGGCTCTTGTTCCCGGCCAGGTTCGTCGAGGCGATCGTCGGGCTCCCTTTCTCGTGGGCACCGCTGCACACGCTCGGCGGGACCGTGCTGGTCGTCTCTCTTGGAGCGCTGCTGGTCGCACCCGAGTATCGACGGCAGGCGGTCGCGCTGATCGCCGTCGGCGCAGCGTCACACCACGCCCTCGACATCGCGTTGCTCACGGCGGCCGGCGAGTCCTACGCCGTGTTCTACCCGATCAGTTCGTATCGACTGCCGTCTCTGGACCTGTATCTCAGCACCGACCGCTGGCCCGCGATCGTCTCGGGTGCGCTCGCCGCCGCGCTGTGGGCCGCGCGTCGATACGGCGCGACGGCGAAGCAATAG
- a CDS encoding TetR/AcrR family transcriptional regulator: protein MDDGRPLFDESAGGKEAIFGATYRTLEEYGYAALSISRVADEASVSKSTIYHHFESKDELLLEFAQSLLVAYTDELVLEPAGTALESVQRLLDLVVLGETADGQRLEEYASESVHRVVLELRTQAVHDPTYRNRFEAFDGTARKRLAALIEAGVEEGTFRDVDPDAVAGIIYLCLEGALLFRSTTDDDQWLVGAREQLDRYLDGIVSDDVTVGE, encoded by the coding sequence ATGGATGACGGCAGGCCGTTGTTCGACGAATCGGCCGGCGGAAAAGAAGCGATCTTCGGGGCGACCTACCGGACTCTCGAAGAGTACGGATACGCGGCGCTGTCGATCAGCCGCGTGGCCGACGAGGCGTCGGTCAGCAAGTCGACTATCTATCACCACTTCGAGAGTAAGGACGAACTCTTACTCGAGTTCGCTCAGTCGTTGCTGGTCGCATACACTGACGAACTCGTGCTCGAACCAGCGGGGACGGCCCTCGAGAGCGTCCAGCGGCTGCTCGATCTGGTCGTACTGGGCGAGACGGCCGACGGCCAGCGTCTCGAGGAATACGCGTCCGAATCGGTCCACCGGGTCGTTCTCGAGCTACGGACCCAAGCGGTCCACGACCCCACCTATCGCAATCGCTTCGAGGCGTTCGACGGGACGGCGCGGAAGCGACTCGCAGCCCTGATCGAGGCCGGCGTCGAGGAGGGGACGTTCCGGGATGTCGATCCCGACGCTGTCGCCGGGATCATCTATCTCTGTCTCGAAGGCGCGCTGCTCTTTCGAAGCACTACCGACGACGACCAGTGGCTCGTCGGCGCTCGCGAGCAACTCGACCGCTACCTCGACGGGATCGTCAGCGACGACGTGACGGTCGGTGAGTGA
- a CDS encoding LUD domain-containing protein, which translates to MAQRTRSQQADRIRHLLETEGEAIHTHASASNARRYETYGATDDIEALRAEARSIKEDAIDRLPDLIDTVKNAVEANGGTVYVADDAADANAYVSEVVRTETEENGIAGDGDTPSVVKSKSMTTEEIDLNDALEADGIDVTETDLGEWVLQVADDTPSHIVGPAMHLSRPEIAELFNERFDPDEPFETAEELTRFARDHLGERIRAADVGITGANFVVADSGTITLVTNEGNARKCAVTPDTHVAIAGVEKLIPTLSDLEPFVDIIAKSATGQPISQYVTMLSPPTDSPTLDFDDPDEPITGDWESAEAASADGNATGDRDFHLVLLDNGRTDMREDDQLRETLYCIRCGACSNSCANFQSVGGHGFGGETYSGGIATGWEAGVHGQESAAEFNDFCTGCTRCVDACPVKIDIPWINTVVRDRVNRSGDPESYDFLVDGLTPDVEEGGLDPGKRFFGNIGTVAKAASATAPVSNWLADAGPVRGLLERTLGIDRRRDLPAFQRESLVDWFEGRGGPEASSRRAERAAARENGADLDREVVLYPDVYTNYVDTDRGKAAVRTLEALGVPVRVPDLPESGRAALSQGMIATADRQASKLYAALAEDIDAGRDVVVVEPSDLAAIHREYERLLPERSVEQLRTNSYEICEYVYGLLENGADPSALSTGDGAEPVAYHSHCQQRTLDLEAPTVAVLERCGYAPETSDAECCGMAGSFGYKREFYDLSMDVGERLAGQVEGAETVVASGTSCGDQLETLLERDVPHPIELLAPGEYRT; encoded by the coding sequence ATGGCCCAGCGCACGCGATCGCAGCAGGCCGATCGGATCCGCCACCTGCTCGAGACCGAAGGCGAGGCGATCCACACGCACGCGAGCGCCTCGAACGCCCGCCGCTACGAGACCTACGGCGCGACGGACGATATCGAGGCGCTGCGAGCCGAGGCCCGCTCGATCAAGGAAGACGCCATCGATCGCCTCCCGGACCTGATCGACACGGTAAAGAACGCTGTCGAGGCAAACGGCGGCACCGTCTACGTGGCCGACGACGCCGCGGACGCGAACGCCTACGTCTCCGAGGTCGTCCGGACGGAGACCGAGGAGAACGGGATCGCCGGGGACGGCGACACCCCGTCGGTCGTCAAGTCGAAGTCGATGACGACCGAGGAGATCGACCTCAACGACGCGCTCGAGGCCGACGGGATCGACGTTACCGAGACGGACCTCGGCGAGTGGGTCTTGCAAGTCGCGGACGATACGCCCTCGCACATCGTCGGCCCGGCGATGCACCTCTCGCGGCCGGAGATCGCCGAACTGTTCAACGAGCGGTTCGACCCCGACGAACCGTTCGAGACCGCCGAGGAACTGACCCGGTTCGCCAGAGACCACCTCGGCGAGCGCATCCGCGCGGCCGACGTGGGGATCACCGGCGCGAACTTCGTCGTCGCCGACAGCGGGACGATCACGCTGGTGACGAACGAGGGCAACGCCCGGAAGTGCGCGGTCACGCCCGATACCCACGTCGCGATCGCCGGCGTCGAGAAACTGATCCCGACGCTGTCGGACCTCGAGCCGTTCGTCGACATCATCGCCAAGAGCGCGACGGGCCAGCCGATCTCCCAGTACGTGACGATGCTGTCGCCGCCGACGGACTCGCCGACGCTCGACTTCGACGATCCGGACGAGCCGATCACGGGCGACTGGGAGTCCGCGGAGGCGGCGTCGGCGGACGGGAACGCAACGGGGGACCGCGACTTCCACCTCGTCCTGCTGGACAACGGCCGCACGGACATGCGCGAGGACGACCAGCTCCGGGAGACGCTGTACTGCATCCGCTGTGGTGCCTGTTCGAACTCCTGTGCGAACTTCCAGTCGGTCGGCGGCCACGGCTTCGGCGGCGAGACCTACTCGGGCGGGATCGCCACCGGCTGGGAAGCCGGCGTCCACGGCCAGGAGTCGGCCGCCGAGTTCAACGACTTCTGTACCGGCTGTACACGCTGCGTCGACGCCTGTCCGGTCAAGATCGATATCCCGTGGATCAACACCGTCGTCCGGGACCGCGTCAACCGCAGCGGCGACCCCGAGTCCTACGACTTCCTCGTCGACGGGCTCACGCCCGACGTGGAGGAGGGCGGCCTCGACCCCGGCAAGCGTTTCTTCGGCAACATCGGCACCGTCGCGAAGGCTGCCAGCGCGACCGCCCCCGTCTCGAACTGGCTGGCCGACGCCGGCCCCGTCCGCGGGCTGCTCGAGCGCACCCTCGGGATCGACCGTCGGCGCGACCTCCCCGCGTTTCAGCGGGAGTCGCTCGTCGACTGGTTCGAGGGGCGGGGCGGCCCGGAGGCCTCGAGCCGGCGAGCGGAACGCGCCGCGGCTCGCGAGAACGGGGCCGACCTCGACCGCGAGGTCGTCCTCTACCCGGACGTGTACACCAACTACGTCGACACCGACCGCGGGAAAGCGGCCGTCCGAACGCTCGAGGCGCTCGGCGTTCCCGTCCGCGTCCCCGACCTGCCCGAGAGCGGGCGCGCGGCGCTCTCTCAGGGGATGATCGCGACCGCGGACCGGCAAGCCAGCAAGCTCTACGCCGCGCTGGCCGAAGACATCGACGCCGGCCGCGACGTGGTCGTCGTCGAGCCCTCCGATCTGGCGGCGATCCACCGCGAGTACGAGCGGCTGCTGCCCGAGCGGTCCGTCGAGCAGCTCCGGACGAACAGCTACGAGATCTGCGAGTACGTCTACGGGCTGCTCGAGAACGGAGCCGACCCGTCGGCCCTGTCGACCGGCGACGGCGCGGAACCGGTCGCCTACCACTCCCACTGCCAGCAGCGCACGCTCGATCTCGAAGCGCCCACCGTGGCCGTCCTCGAGCGCTGTGGCTACGCGCCCGAGACTTCCGACGCCGAGTGCTGTGGCATGGCCGGCTCCTTTGGCTACAAGCGCGAGTTCTACGACCTCAGCATGGACGTCGGCGAGCGGCTGGCGGGACAGGTTGAAGGTGCCGAAACCGTGGTCGCCTCGGGGACCTCCTGTGGCGACCAACTCGAGACGCTGCTCGAGCGGGACGTGCCCCATCCGATCGAGTTGCTCGCACCCGGCGAGTATCGGACGTAA
- a CDS encoding NmrA/HSCARG family protein gives MVESVLVTGATGNQGGAVVDHLLASDTDFDVYGLTRDASSDRAQELTERGVTMVEGNLNDKESLAPHVAEVDAVFAVTNFWTEGYDTQVQQGETLAEVAAEEGVDQFVFSGVGSHERDTGVPHFDSAWEIDQYAQELDLPLTVLQPVFFFQNLEAFAEDIVEDGQLALPLEEGVSLQMIDVDDVGQAAAVALANPDEFVGERIELAGDELTLAETADVLSAVTGRDVEPVHVPIEDAYESFGEEFTVMCEWFNEVGYDADIDALEEQFGFEFTDLETYLREHGWENKDGMAATPGWVKAMQ, from the coding sequence GTTCTCGTCACCGGCGCGACCGGCAATCAGGGCGGTGCGGTGGTCGACCATCTGCTGGCGTCCGACACCGACTTCGATGTCTACGGACTGACTCGCGACGCCTCGAGCGACCGCGCCCAGGAACTGACAGAGCGGGGCGTGACGATGGTCGAAGGTAATCTGAACGACAAAGAGTCGCTGGCCCCGCACGTCGCCGAGGTCGACGCCGTCTTCGCGGTCACGAACTTCTGGACGGAAGGGTACGACACACAGGTCCAGCAGGGGGAGACCCTCGCCGAGGTCGCCGCCGAGGAAGGGGTCGACCAGTTCGTCTTCAGCGGCGTCGGCAGCCACGAGCGAGACACCGGCGTCCCCCACTTCGACTCCGCCTGGGAGATCGATCAGTACGCTCAGGAACTCGACCTCCCGCTGACCGTTCTCCAGCCCGTGTTCTTCTTCCAGAACCTCGAGGCCTTCGCCGAGGACATCGTCGAGGATGGGCAGCTCGCGCTCCCGCTCGAGGAAGGCGTCTCCCTCCAGATGATCGACGTGGACGACGTCGGTCAGGCTGCAGCGGTCGCGCTCGCAAACCCCGACGAGTTCGTCGGCGAGCGGATCGAACTCGCGGGCGACGAACTAACCCTTGCCGAGACCGCCGACGTGCTCTCTGCGGTCACCGGCCGAGATGTCGAGCCGGTCCACGTCCCGATCGAGGACGCCTACGAGAGCTTCGGCGAGGAGTTCACCGTCATGTGCGAGTGGTTCAACGAGGTCGGCTACGACGCCGACATCGACGCGCTCGAGGAGCAGTTCGGCTTCGAGTTCACCGACCTCGAGACGTACCTCCGCGAGCACGGCTGGGAGAACAAGGACGGCATGGCGGCGACGCCGGGCTGGGTTAAAGCGATGCAATAG
- a CDS encoding alpha/beta fold hydrolase — MATNYQPGDVEPISGSYVHTEVEGVDHRIYVEENGPEDGIPLLCQHTAGNNCQEWRHLLTDEAITDEFRVIAHDLPYHGKSVPPTSQKWWTDDYTMTAERFTETLVNLADALELEDPIYMGSSMGGNIALELADWYPERFRALIGLECGAYSPGFYIDWLDHPEVNTTEVNAYACWGLMAPQSPEPTRRETMYLYEQGATGVFKGDLYYYSVDHDYRDKLDQVNADECPLYIANGEYDYLTTPEDGRQAAEGIGEGATAIELAEIGHFPMSEHPELFNAYIREILADITGDRDEDLPSVLKPDDVGIELHQRGPAREKQAK; from the coding sequence ATGGCGACAAACTATCAGCCAGGTGATGTCGAACCGATCAGTGGATCGTACGTGCACACGGAAGTCGAGGGCGTCGACCACCGGATCTACGTCGAGGAAAACGGTCCCGAAGACGGCATTCCGCTGCTTTGCCAACACACGGCCGGCAACAACTGTCAGGAATGGCGACACCTCCTGACCGACGAGGCGATCACCGACGAGTTCCGCGTCATCGCCCACGACCTGCCATACCACGGAAAGTCGGTGCCCCCAACCTCCCAGAAGTGGTGGACCGACGACTACACGATGACCGCCGAGCGGTTCACCGAGACACTCGTCAACCTCGCGGATGCCCTCGAACTCGAGGACCCGATCTACATGGGTTCGAGCATGGGCGGTAACATCGCTCTCGAGTTGGCCGATTGGTACCCCGAGCGGTTTCGGGCGTTGATCGGCCTCGAGTGCGGTGCGTACAGTCCCGGCTTTTACATCGACTGGCTCGACCATCCCGAAGTAAACACGACGGAGGTCAACGCGTATGCGTGCTGGGGACTGATGGCACCGCAGAGTCCCGAACCGACCCGTCGCGAGACGATGTACCTCTACGAACAGGGGGCAACGGGCGTGTTCAAAGGAGACCTCTACTACTACTCCGTCGATCACGACTACCGCGACAAACTCGATCAGGTCAACGCCGACGAGTGTCCCCTTTACATCGCCAACGGTGAATACGACTACCTGACCACTCCCGAAGACGGTCGCCAGGCCGCCGAGGGTATCGGTGAGGGGGCGACTGCAATCGAACTCGCCGAGATAGGCCACTTCCCGATGAGCGAACATCCCGAACTGTTCAACGCCTACATCCGGGAAATTCTCGCCGACATCACCGGCGACCGAGACGAGGACCTCCCGAGTGTCCTCAAGCCTGACGATGTCGGAATCGAACTCCATCAGCGTGGACCGGCGCGCGAAAAACAGGCGAAATAA